One genomic segment of [Phormidium] sp. ETS-05 includes these proteins:
- a CDS encoding aldose epimerase — protein MDWKTYTISDPGGAAEIEVVPDRGGIITRWRIGGEDILYLDEERFTNPELSVRGGVPILFPICGNLPDNSYTYHQQTYTLKQHGFARDLPWEVAATTPGGSITLVLTSNDHTRSVYPFDFRIVYTYQVQGDTLTIRQEYTNLGAEPMPFSAGLHPYFTVKDKSSLQFEIPSKAYLNQRTGEMQPFSGNFDFDSDEIDVAFGNLTGTSAIVTDSSRRLQVLMESDPSHCYLVFWTVKGKDFYCIEPWTAKRNAINTGENLLNLAPGATQEITARFRAKFF, from the coding sequence ATGGACTGGAAAACTTACACCATTTCCGACCCCGGAGGCGCTGCAGAAATTGAGGTGGTGCCCGATCGGGGTGGCATTATCACCCGCTGGCGCATCGGCGGCGAAGATATTCTCTATCTCGATGAAGAACGTTTCACCAACCCAGAGCTATCAGTACGCGGCGGCGTCCCCATCCTCTTTCCCATCTGTGGCAACCTGCCAGATAACTCCTACACTTATCACCAGCAAACCTACACCCTGAAGCAGCATGGCTTTGCTCGGGACTTGCCTTGGGAAGTAGCCGCTACCACTCCAGGGGGTAGCATTACCCTGGTTTTAACCAGCAATGACCACACCCGGTCCGTTTACCCCTTTGATTTCCGCATCGTCTATACATATCAGGTGCAAGGGGACACCTTGACCATTCGCCAGGAATACACCAATCTGGGGGCTGAACCCATGCCATTTTCGGCTGGTCTGCACCCCTACTTTACCGTCAAAGACAAATCTAGCCTCCAGTTTGAGATTCCCTCAAAGGCATATCTCAACCAGAGAACCGGGGAAATGCAGCCTTTCAGCGGCAATTTTGACTTTGACTCAGACGAAATTGATGTGGCGTTTGGGAATTTGACTGGCACAAGTGCGATCGTCACCGACTCTTCCCGCCGCCTCCAGGTCCTCATGGAGTCCGACCCCAGCCACTGCTACCTAGTATTTTGGACCGTTAAAGGCAAAGATTTCTACTGCATCGAGCCCTGGACCGCCAAGCGCAACGCCATCAACACCGGCGAAAATCTGCTCAATCTCGCTCCTGGAGCCACTCAGGAAATCACTGCCCGGTTCCGCGCCAAATTTTTTTAA
- the fba gene encoding class II fructose-bisphosphate aldolase (catalyzes the reversible aldol condensation of dihydroxyacetonephosphate and glyceraldehyde 3-phosphate in the Calvin cycle, glycolysis, and/or gluconeogenesis), producing the protein MALVPLRLLLDHAAENGYGLPAYNVNNMEQIISIMKAAHETDSPVILQASRGARSYAGENFLRHLVLAAVETYPHIPVAMHQDHGNSPSTCYSAIRNGFTSVMMDGSLEADAKTPASFEYNVSVTKEVVQVAHSIGVSVEGELGCLGSLETGMGDKEDGHGAEGVLTRDQLLTDPDQAVQFVEETQVDALAVAIGTSHGAYKFSRKPTGEILAISRIEEIHSRLPNTHLVMHGSSSVPQDLIELINQYGGTIPETYGVPIEEIQKGIKSGVRKVNIDTDNRLAITAAFREAAAKDPSNFDPRHFLKPSIKYMQKVCAERYQAFWAAGQASKVKQVTLDEYAAKYAKGELTQVAKKVVAV; encoded by the coding sequence ATGGCGCTTGTACCCTTGCGGTTGCTTCTGGATCACGCTGCTGAGAATGGTTACGGCCTTCCGGCATACAACGTCAACAACATGGAGCAAATCATCTCCATTATGAAGGCTGCCCATGAAACCGACAGCCCAGTAATCCTGCAAGCATCCCGTGGCGCTCGCTCCTACGCTGGCGAAAACTTCCTCCGCCACCTGGTGCTGGCGGCTGTGGAAACCTATCCCCACATCCCCGTTGCTATGCACCAAGACCACGGCAACTCTCCCTCCACCTGCTACTCTGCCATTCGCAACGGTTTTACCAGCGTGATGATGGATGGCTCCTTGGAAGCTGATGCCAAGACTCCAGCCAGCTTTGAGTACAACGTCAGTGTCACCAAGGAAGTGGTGCAAGTTGCCCACTCGATCGGCGTCAGCGTCGAAGGTGAACTGGGTTGCCTCGGCTCCCTGGAAACCGGAATGGGTGACAAGGAAGATGGACACGGTGCAGAAGGTGTCCTGACTCGCGACCAACTGCTGACTGACCCAGACCAAGCGGTGCAGTTTGTGGAAGAAACCCAAGTGGATGCTCTGGCAGTGGCGATCGGCACCAGCCACGGCGCTTACAAATTCAGCCGTAAGCCCACCGGCGAAATCCTCGCCATCAGCCGGATTGAAGAAATCCACAGCCGCCTGCCCAACACCCACCTGGTGATGCACGGATCTTCCTCCGTACCCCAAGACTTAATCGAACTGATTAACCAGTACGGCGGTACGATCCCCGAAACCTACGGCGTGCCGATCGAAGAAATTCAAAAAGGCATCAAGAGCGGCGTTCGCAAAGTCAACATCGACACCGACAACCGTCTCGCCATCACCGCCGCTTTCCGGGAAGCCGCAGCCAAAGACCCCTCCAACTTTGACCCCCGGCACTTCCTCAAGCCCTCCATCAAGTACATGCAGAAGGTGTGCGCCGAGCGCTATCAAGCCTTCTGGGCAGCCGGTCAAGCCAGCAAAGTCAAGCAAGTGACCCTGGATGAATACGCCGCCAAGTACGCCAAGGGCGAACTGACTCAAGTAGCCAAGAAAGTCGTAGCTGTCTAA